The proteins below are encoded in one region of Tachypleus tridentatus isolate NWPU-2018 chromosome 4, ASM421037v1, whole genome shotgun sequence:
- the LOC143248249 gene encoding solute carrier family 35 member G1-like has product MKNRNTERGNTSFEVSKTFGSPFQKIKFPGIGIILTVFQCIAQCIQWMLVKLTPGVSRQVILIYRGIYMAAFCVPIILHSRHSFFPKILFQYLIICIRGITGTIGILFLYNSLNFLPLSDVTVLTKTEIIFTVILAFFILRETIHFIDVIAIPLAIVGIILISCPSFIFGGLDSKLDTQSRIFGSLLAVGYGFFSSLSTIIVRRIKSLNYAVVIFHYCVIQTLLLCTYQFIVNETVFSECGTVIWFIFGIGILSFFTHYFYVNALYVEKACCVALVGSLEIVFSFIFQITITGEDITLSSVEVRSKELNEVETMMLYLQNMEPEGRVASLTLL; this is encoded by the exons atgaaaaacaggaATACGGAAAGAGGAAACACTTCCTTTGAAGTGTCAAAGACATTTGGATCTCCCTTTCAGAAAATCAAATTTCCTGGTATTGGAATTATTCTAACTGTATTTCAGTGTATTGCTCAATGTATTCAATGGATGCTGGTTAAACTTACTCCAGGTGTCTCCAGACAGGTTATTTTGATTTACCGTGGAATATACATGGCTGCTTTCTGTGTACCAATTATTTTACATAGCCGTCACTCTTTCTTCCCAAAGATTCTGTTCCAGTATTTAATAATATGCATCCGAGGAATTACTGGAACGATAGGTATATTGTTCTTGTATAATTCGTTAAACTTCTTGCCACTAAGCGATGTTACAGTccttacaaagacagaaattatatTCACTGTAATTCTAGCTTTTTTCATTCTGcgagaaacaatacattttattgacGTAATAGCCATCCCGTTAGCCATTGTTGGGATCATCTTAATTAGTTGTCCATCTTTTATTTTTGGAGGATTGGACAGTAAATTGGATACACAATCTCGAATTTTTGGATCGTTACTAGCTGTTGGTTACGGTTTTTTCTCCTCGTTGTCGACCATCATAGTGCGTAGGATAAAATCTTTAAACTATGCTGTGGTTATCTTCCATTACTGTGTCATCCAGACTCTACTGTTATGCACTTATCAGTTTATTGTTAACGAGACTGTATTTTCAGAATGTGGAACTGTGATTTGGTTTATATTTGGAATTGGAATACTTAGTTTTTTCACtcactatttttatgttaacgCCCTCTACGTTGAAAAGGCTTGTTGTGTGGCTTTAGTGGGTTCcttagaaattgttttttcttttatctttcaaatCACGATAACTGGTGAAGATATAACTTTGTCGAGTGTG GAGGTGAGGAGCAAAGAGCTCAATGAGGTGGAAACAATGATGCTGTACTTACAAAATATGGAACCAGAGGGGCGTGTagctagtcttacattgctgtgA